In Mycetocola zhujimingii, one DNA window encodes the following:
- a CDS encoding DUF6113 family protein, whose amino-acid sequence MSGYNGGLGSNNEPAGNGPTSHSPAGADQTGAWPGVQATRETSVPATGAEPSGGRNRAVSCVLGFVVGAVFGAVGTVQHQTTLTLGSFSFPLGLILSLVGVLALLIGLRLLIGDRLVVLLAAVGVVGVIALLSVQSPGGSVLIPQGLAGLVWTIGPVLIATVVVAWPRLPERPRTPSATMGEA is encoded by the coding sequence GTGAGTGGATACAACGGCGGACTGGGCAGTAACAACGAACCGGCGGGCAACGGGCCAACGAGTCATAGCCCTGCCGGGGCTGATCAGACGGGCGCATGGCCCGGCGTCCAGGCCACCCGTGAGACCTCCGTACCGGCGACGGGGGCTGAGCCTTCCGGCGGGCGTAACCGGGCTGTCAGCTGCGTACTCGGGTTCGTCGTCGGAGCGGTATTCGGCGCTGTAGGCACCGTCCAGCACCAGACGACACTCACCCTCGGTTCATTCAGCTTTCCCCTCGGCCTGATCCTCTCGCTCGTCGGCGTACTTGCCCTCCTCATCGGCCTGCGCCTGCTTATCGGCGATCGCCTCGTTGTTCTCCTGGCTGCGGTCGGTGTCGTTGGTGTGATCGCGCTTCTCTCGGTGCAGAGCCCCGGCGGCTCCGTGCTGATCCCGCAGGGTCTCGCCGGGCTGGTGTGGACCATTGGGCCGGTCCTCATCGCGACGGTCGTCGTTGCGTGGCCGCGGCTGCCTGAACGGCCCCGGACGCCATCCGCCACGATGGGTGAGGCGTAG
- a CDS encoding AzlD domain-containing protein: MTLWNVILLASIACVALKLAGYAVPAHWLEKPVPSRIAELLTVALLAALIVVQTIGDGVGVVLDARVPALGVAAALYALRVPFLIVVIAAAAVAALLRAVAGLA, from the coding sequence GTGACCCTCTGGAACGTCATACTGCTCGCGTCGATCGCCTGCGTCGCCTTGAAACTCGCCGGTTACGCTGTGCCGGCACACTGGCTGGAGAAACCGGTGCCGTCGAGGATCGCCGAACTTCTCACGGTCGCCCTTTTGGCCGCTCTCATCGTCGTGCAGACCATTGGTGACGGAGTCGGCGTTGTGCTTGACGCCCGCGTACCAGCCCTCGGTGTTGCTGCGGCGCTCTATGCGCTCCGGGTGCCGTTTCTTATCGTCGTGATCGCTGCCGCGGCAGTTGCGGCACTGTTGCGGGCCGTGGCCGGCCTGGCCTGA
- a CDS encoding AzlC family ABC transporter permease: MSRQAPRTPRTPEQLAARQGVAVGVATAAYGVSFGALAVAAGLDIWQACVLSLFMFTGGSQFALVGVLASGGIASAPAAIASAVLLGSRNTAYGMRMKPVVGRGWPRDVAAAWLTIDESVAVALAQKTATASRTGFWVTGLVVYIGWNLTTFAGALIGDLLGDTRAYGLDAAAAAAFLGLLWPRLRRKQALVVAGGAMVVAAVLLPFAPSGVPVIAAALVAVLVGVTNWFGTRDGAAVS, translated from the coding sequence ATGAGCCGGCAAGCCCCCCGAACGCCCCGAACGCCGGAGCAGCTCGCCGCGCGCCAGGGCGTTGCTGTCGGTGTTGCCACGGCTGCATACGGTGTCTCCTTCGGTGCGCTGGCGGTTGCAGCAGGTCTCGACATCTGGCAGGCATGCGTGCTCAGCCTCTTCATGTTCACCGGCGGATCCCAGTTCGCCCTCGTCGGCGTCCTCGCGTCGGGCGGAATTGCATCAGCTCCCGCCGCCATCGCCAGTGCCGTGCTGCTGGGCTCCCGGAACACGGCGTACGGCATGCGGATGAAACCGGTGGTCGGCCGTGGCTGGCCCCGTGACGTCGCCGCGGCGTGGTTGACCATCGACGAGTCGGTGGCGGTTGCCCTTGCGCAGAAAACCGCCACCGCGAGTCGCACGGGGTTCTGGGTAACCGGACTTGTCGTTTACATCGGCTGGAACCTCACCACCTTCGCCGGTGCCCTCATCGGTGACCTGCTCGGAGACACCCGCGCGTACGGACTCGATGCCGCGGCTGCTGCGGCGTTCCTCGGTTTGCTGTGGCCTCGCCTCCGAAGGAAGCAGGCACTCGTCGTCGCCGGGGGAGCGATGGTGGTTGCCGCGGTCCTCCTCCCGTTCGCTCCGAGCGGCGTGCCCGTCATCGCCGCCGCGCTGGTCGCCGTCCTGGTCGGTGTCACCAACTGGTTCGGGACCCGGGATGGGGCGGCTGTCTCGTGA
- the typA gene encoding translational GTPase TypA, whose product MALASRDDLRNVAIVAHVDHGKTTLVDAMLRQTDSFAEHAHLEERAMDSNELEREKGITILAKNTAVSYKGKHAANGPITINVIDTPGHADFGGEVERGLSMVDGVVLLVDASEGPLPQTRFVLRKALEAKLPVILLVNKTDRPDARIDEVVAESQDLLLGLASDMADDVPDLDLDAVLDVPVVYASGRNGAASWNKPENGTLPDNDDLEPLFDAIIKHIPAPVYDDEHPLQAHVTNLDASPFLGRLALLRIFQGTIKKGETVAWVKYDGSIHNVRVTELFITKALDRYPAESAGPGDIVVVAGFPDITIGETLADPNDVRPLPTITVDEPAISMTIGTNTSPLVGKVKGHKLTARMVKDRLDRELVGNVSLRVLDIGAPDKWEVQGRGELALSILVEQMRREGFELTVGKPQVVTKKVNGKTHEPYEHLTIDVPEEYLGAITQLLAARKGRMDNMANHGTGWVRMEFIVPSRGLIGFRTEFMTLTRGTGIANAISHGYDEWAGPIVTRNNGSIVADRSGVVTPFAIIALQERMTFFVNPTEEVYEGMVIGENSRNDDMDVNITKEKKLTNMRQSTSDTFESMTPSRQLSLEECLEFAREDECVEVTPAIVRIRKVELDANARARNTSRLKKQNE is encoded by the coding sequence ATGGCGCTTGCTTCGCGCGACGACCTCCGAAACGTAGCCATTGTCGCTCACGTTGACCACGGCAAGACGACGCTGGTTGACGCCATGCTCCGTCAGACGGACTCATTCGCCGAACACGCGCACCTCGAAGAGCGCGCCATGGACTCGAACGAGCTCGAGCGCGAAAAGGGCATCACGATCCTCGCGAAGAACACCGCGGTGTCCTACAAGGGCAAGCACGCCGCCAACGGTCCGATCACGATCAACGTGATCGACACCCCCGGCCACGCCGACTTCGGTGGAGAGGTCGAGCGCGGCCTGTCCATGGTCGACGGTGTCGTCCTGCTCGTCGACGCGAGTGAGGGCCCGCTGCCGCAGACCCGCTTCGTGCTCCGTAAGGCACTCGAGGCCAAGCTTCCCGTCATCCTCCTGGTCAACAAGACCGACCGCCCCGACGCGCGTATCGACGAGGTCGTAGCCGAGAGCCAGGACCTCCTCCTCGGCCTCGCGAGCGACATGGCCGACGACGTTCCTGACCTCGACCTCGACGCCGTCCTCGACGTGCCCGTTGTCTACGCATCAGGCCGCAATGGCGCTGCGAGCTGGAACAAGCCCGAGAACGGCACCCTGCCGGACAACGATGACCTCGAGCCGCTGTTCGACGCCATCATCAAGCACATCCCGGCTCCCGTCTACGACGACGAGCACCCCCTTCAGGCTCACGTCACCAACCTTGACGCGTCCCCGTTCCTCGGTCGTCTCGCTCTGCTGCGCATCTTCCAGGGCACGATCAAGAAGGGCGAGACCGTCGCCTGGGTCAAGTACGACGGATCCATCCACAACGTGCGCGTCACCGAGCTCTTCATCACCAAGGCGCTCGACCGTTACCCCGCCGAAAGCGCTGGCCCTGGGGACATCGTCGTTGTCGCCGGATTCCCCGACATCACCATCGGTGAGACGCTCGCCGACCCCAACGATGTCCGCCCGCTCCCGACGATCACCGTCGACGAGCCGGCCATCTCGATGACCATCGGTACCAACACCTCGCCGCTCGTCGGCAAGGTCAAGGGACACAAGCTCACCGCACGCATGGTGAAGGACCGTCTCGACCGCGAACTCGTCGGTAACGTCTCGCTTCGCGTGCTCGACATCGGCGCTCCGGACAAGTGGGAGGTGCAGGGCCGAGGCGAACTCGCCCTGTCGATCCTCGTCGAGCAGATGCGTCGTGAAGGCTTCGAACTCACCGTCGGCAAGCCGCAGGTCGTCACCAAGAAGGTCAACGGCAAGACTCACGAGCCGTACGAGCACCTCACCATCGACGTCCCCGAGGAATACCTCGGTGCCATCACCCAGCTCCTCGCTGCGCGCAAGGGCCGCATGGACAACATGGCGAACCACGGAACCGGATGGGTTCGTATGGAATTCATCGTTCCGTCGCGTGGTCTCATCGGCTTCCGCACCGAGTTCATGACGCTCACCCGCGGCACCGGAATCGCCAACGCGATCTCGCACGGCTACGACGAGTGGGCCGGCCCCATCGTCACCCGTAACAACGGTTCGATCGTTGCCGACCGTTCGGGTGTTGTCACGCCGTTCGCCATCATCGCCCTCCAGGAGCGGATGACGTTCTTCGTCAACCCGACCGAAGAGGTCTACGAGGGCATGGTCATCGGCGAGAACTCGCGCAACGACGACATGGACGTCAACATCACCAAGGAAAAGAAGCTGACAAACATGCGTCAGTCGACCTCGGACACGTTCGAGTCGATGACGCCGTCACGCCAGCTGTCGCTCGAGGAGTGCCTCGAGTTCGCCCGCGAAGACGAGTGCGTCGAGGTCACACCGGCCATCGTCCGCATCCGCAAGGTCGAGCTCGACGCCAACGCCCGCGCGCGCAACACGAGCCGCCTGAAGAAGCAGAACGAGTAA
- a CDS encoding dipeptide ABC transporter ATP-binding protein: MSQPVTDAVASPRDSSTEPLLQIRDLEVGFQTQRGIVPAVRGVDLTLYAGQTLAIVGESGSGKSTTAQSIIDLLPGTGKVTGGQILFEGRDLTTLSPREIQDVRGNLIGYVPQDPMSNLNPVWSIGFQVEEAIKANNIAQGKEARLRTIQVLQEAGLSDAGDRLKQFPHQFSGGMRQRVLIGIGLSSRPKLLIADEPTSALDVTVQRQILDHLGTLTRDYGTSVLFITHDLGLAAERAEQLVVMYQGKVVESGPSQEILANPQHPYTQRLVAAAPSLASRRIQAVKQHEEAETEIFSEGAIDTTLLERAAERENAAPARDLISLRNVSKVYRIRKQGFRHDELKAVNDVSFGVQKGTTTALVGESGSGKSTVAKLLLQLESITSGEIEFDGQDVAGLRGAELLKFRRRVQPVFQDPYGSLDPQYSVGNTIAEPLLAHKVGSARERQSRVLELLDQVSLPSSTRYRYPSELSGGQRQRIAIARALALKPDVLVLDEAVSALDVLVQGQILNLLTELQTELGLTYLFITHDLAVVRLVADNVCVMRKGQIIESATTDEVFDNPREVYTQELLAAIPGGNFEFGR, from the coding sequence ATGAGCCAGCCAGTAACGGATGCCGTGGCGTCGCCGCGCGATTCATCCACCGAACCGCTTCTCCAGATCCGTGACCTCGAGGTCGGATTCCAGACGCAGCGAGGCATCGTCCCCGCCGTGCGTGGCGTCGATCTCACTCTCTACGCCGGGCAGACGCTCGCCATCGTGGGGGAGTCCGGTTCCGGCAAGTCGACGACCGCGCAGTCGATCATCGACCTGCTCCCGGGAACCGGAAAGGTTACCGGCGGACAGATCCTGTTCGAGGGTCGCGACCTGACAACGCTCTCGCCCCGCGAGATCCAGGACGTTCGGGGAAACCTGATCGGTTACGTCCCACAGGACCCGATGTCGAACCTCAACCCGGTGTGGAGCATCGGATTCCAGGTCGAAGAGGCCATCAAGGCGAACAACATTGCCCAGGGCAAGGAAGCGCGCCTGCGCACCATCCAGGTCCTCCAGGAGGCCGGGCTGAGCGACGCGGGTGACCGCCTCAAGCAGTTCCCGCACCAGTTCTCCGGCGGCATGCGTCAGCGCGTGCTGATCGGAATCGGCCTCTCCAGCCGTCCGAAGCTGCTCATTGCCGACGAGCCGACGAGCGCGCTCGACGTCACAGTGCAGCGTCAGATCCTCGATCACCTCGGAACCCTCACGCGTGACTATGGCACGAGCGTACTGTTCATCACCCACGACCTCGGCCTGGCAGCCGAACGTGCCGAGCAGCTCGTCGTGATGTACCAGGGCAAGGTTGTCGAGTCCGGGCCGTCGCAGGAGATCCTCGCGAACCCGCAGCACCCGTACACGCAGCGTCTCGTTGCAGCGGCTCCGAGCCTCGCGTCCCGGCGCATCCAGGCTGTCAAACAGCACGAAGAAGCCGAGACCGAGATCTTCTCGGAGGGCGCCATCGACACGACGCTCCTCGAGCGCGCGGCCGAGCGTGAGAACGCGGCGCCGGCCAGGGACCTCATCTCCCTTCGCAACGTATCGAAGGTGTACCGGATCCGTAAGCAGGGGTTCCGTCACGACGAACTGAAAGCCGTCAACGACGTGTCCTTCGGTGTCCAGAAGGGCACGACGACAGCGCTGGTCGGCGAGTCGGGGTCGGGTAAGTCGACCGTCGCCAAGCTCCTGCTCCAGCTCGAGTCGATCACGAGTGGTGAGATCGAATTCGACGGTCAGGATGTCGCCGGCCTCCGTGGTGCAGAGCTTCTGAAGTTCCGCCGCCGCGTTCAGCCGGTCTTCCAGGACCCGTACGGTTCGCTCGACCCGCAGTACAGCGTCGGGAACACCATCGCCGAGCCGCTTCTCGCTCACAAGGTCGGTTCGGCGCGCGAGCGTCAGTCGCGCGTGCTCGAGCTGCTCGACCAGGTGTCGCTTCCGTCGTCGACCCGCTACCGCTACCCGAGTGAACTCTCGGGCGGCCAGCGGCAGCGCATCGCGATCGCGCGTGCACTCGCGCTCAAGCCCGACGTTCTGGTGCTCGACGAGGCGGTGTCGGCGCTCGACGTTCTCGTCCAGGGCCAGATCCTCAACCTCCTCACCGAGCTGCAGACCGAGCTTGGCCTGACCTACCTCTTCATCACGCACGACCTCGCGGTCGTGCGGCTCGTTGCTGACAACGTGTGCGTGATGAGGAAGGGACAGATCATCGAGTCGGCGACGACCGATGAGGTCTTCGACAACCCACGCGAGGTATACACGCAGGAACTGCTGGCGGCGATCCCCGGAGGCAACTTCGAGTTCGGTCGCTAA
- a CDS encoding ABC transporter permease — protein sequence MQNKKYASQGHYVAPLEETPVAAIDKLDESQKARSTWADAWESMRRRPTFWISAVLIFIIAVVALFPGLFTSVAPNSNCLLANSNGSPEAGHPFGFTRQGCDVYSRVLFGTQASVTVGLLATALVTLVGIVIGSLAGFYGGFLDALVSRVGDIFFAIPTVLGAIVLMSVLPDRTPITVALVLAIFAWPQVARIMRGAVLSAKNSDYVMASIALGVSKFKILLRHVIPNAIAPVIVIATVSLGTFIVAESTLSFLGIGLPPSVMSWGNDIGQARTSVRTSPQTLLYPAAALSLTVLSFLMLGDVVRDALDPKARARR from the coding sequence ATGCAAAATAAGAAATACGCTTCACAGGGTCATTACGTCGCGCCGCTCGAGGAAACTCCCGTTGCAGCGATCGACAAACTGGACGAGTCCCAGAAAGCACGCAGCACGTGGGCGGATGCCTGGGAGTCGATGCGTCGTCGACCGACGTTCTGGATCTCGGCGGTTCTGATCTTCATCATCGCGGTCGTCGCGCTGTTCCCCGGCCTGTTCACCTCGGTCGCACCGAACTCGAACTGCCTGCTCGCCAACAGCAACGGCAGCCCTGAGGCAGGACACCCGTTCGGGTTCACCCGCCAGGGCTGTGACGTCTACTCCCGGGTCCTCTTCGGAACCCAGGCCTCGGTGACCGTCGGACTTCTCGCAACCGCCCTCGTCACCCTCGTCGGCATCGTTATCGGTTCGCTCGCCGGGTTCTACGGCGGATTCCTCGACGCACTCGTCTCGCGCGTCGGCGACATCTTCTTCGCCATCCCGACCGTCCTCGGTGCGATCGTTCTCATGAGCGTCCTGCCTGACCGCACGCCGATCACTGTCGCGCTCGTTCTCGCGATCTTCGCCTGGCCACAGGTCGCCCGCATCATGCGCGGTGCTGTGCTCAGCGCAAAGAACTCGGACTACGTGATGGCGTCGATCGCGCTCGGGGTATCGAAGTTCAAGATTCTCCTGCGTCACGTCATCCCGAACGCGATAGCGCCCGTCATCGTCATCGCGACGGTGTCACTCGGAACGTTCATTGTTGCTGAGTCCACCCTGTCCTTCCTCGGCATCGGCCTCCCACCGAGCGTCATGTCGTGGGGTAACGACATCGGCCAGGCGCGGACATCGGTCCGCACCAGCCCGCAAACGCTGCTCTACCCGGCAGCAGCGCTTTCACTCACCGTGCTCTCGTTCCTCATGCTCGGCGATGTCGTCCGTGATGCACTCGACCCGAAGGCGAGGGCACGTCGATGA
- a CDS encoding ABC transporter permease gives MLWYTGKRILQMIPVFFGATFLIYFMVFSLPGDPIAALFGDRPPAPSVIAQIRAEYNLDKPFIVQYFLYIAGLFQGDLGTTYSGRPVADVMASAFPVTARLALLALVFEAFAGILVGLIAGLRKGKWFDTSALVVSLLLISVPTFVIGFVAQYVFGIQLGWFRPTVSGDAPWSELVLPALVLASVSFAYIVRLTRASVADNLNADFVRTATAKGLSRRRVVTVHVLRNSLVPVVTYLGVDLGSLMVGAIVTEGIFNINGVGGTVYRAITLGEGPTVVSFIAVMVIIFVVANLLVDLLYAALDPRIRYAK, from the coding sequence ATGCTCTGGTACACAGGTAAACGCATTCTTCAGATGATCCCCGTTTTTTTCGGGGCCACCTTCCTCATCTACTTCATGGTGTTCTCCCTGCCAGGGGACCCCATTGCCGCGCTGTTCGGTGACCGGCCTCCCGCGCCGAGCGTCATCGCGCAGATCCGGGCCGAGTACAACCTCGACAAGCCCTTCATCGTGCAGTACTTCCTGTACATCGCCGGGCTCTTCCAGGGTGACCTCGGAACCACATACTCCGGCCGCCCCGTCGCCGATGTGATGGCATCCGCTTTCCCCGTCACCGCACGCCTCGCGCTCCTCGCGCTCGTCTTCGAAGCGTTCGCCGGAATCCTCGTCGGCCTCATCGCCGGCCTGCGCAAGGGCAAGTGGTTCGACACCAGCGCACTCGTCGTGAGCCTCCTGCTCATCTCCGTGCCGACCTTCGTCATCGGCTTCGTTGCGCAGTATGTCTTCGGAATCCAGCTGGGCTGGTTCCGGCCCACGGTCTCGGGCGACGCGCCCTGGAGTGAACTCGTTCTCCCCGCGCTCGTACTCGCATCGGTGTCGTTCGCCTACATCGTCCGGCTTACCCGCGCGAGCGTGGCAGACAACCTCAACGCCGACTTCGTCCGAACGGCCACCGCGAAGGGCCTCTCGCGCCGTCGGGTTGTCACAGTGCACGTGCTGCGCAACTCGCTCGTTCCCGTCGTCACCTACCTCGGTGTTGACCTCGGTTCGCTCATGGTCGGTGCGATCGTCACAGAGGGCATCTTCAACATCAACGGTGTCGGTGGAACCGTCTACCGGGCGATCACCCTCGGCGAGGGTCCGACCGTCGTGTCGTTCATCGCCGTGATGGTGATCATCTTCGTGGTCGCCAACCTGCTCGTCGACCTGCTCTACGCGGCACTTGACCCAAGGATTCGCTATGCAAAATAA